In Paraflavitalea devenefica, the following are encoded in one genomic region:
- a CDS encoding aspartate-semialdehyde dehydrogenase: MKVAVVGATGLVGTKMLQVLAERNFPVTELIPVASERSVGKEVEFKGKQYKIVSMTDAIAARPAVAIFSAGGSTSLEWAPKFAEAGITVIDNSSAWRMDPTKKLVVPEVNADALGKDDKIIANPNCSTIQMVVALNPLHKKYGIKRIVVSTYQSVTGTGKKAVDQLMGERAKAEKGSNAEYPMAYKYPIDLNVIPQIDVFLDNGYTKEEMKMVNETKKIMRDDAIRVTATTVRIPVMGGHSESVNVEFADDYTLDEVRGLLSNAPGVVLVDEPAAQQYPMPKDAHDRDEVFVGRLRRDETQPKTLNMWVVSDNLRKGAATNAVQIAEYLVSKKLL; encoded by the coding sequence ATGAAAGTTGCAGTAGTAGGCGCCACCGGCCTTGTAGGCACAAAGATGTTACAGGTACTGGCCGAACGTAATTTCCCCGTAACAGAACTGATTCCCGTAGCATCTGAAAGATCAGTAGGTAAGGAAGTTGAATTCAAGGGTAAGCAATACAAGATCGTCAGCATGACGGATGCCATTGCCGCCAGGCCTGCTGTAGCTATTTTTTCCGCAGGTGGCAGCACTTCCCTGGAGTGGGCCCCCAAGTTTGCTGAAGCCGGTATTACTGTTATTGACAATTCTTCTGCCTGGCGCATGGACCCCACCAAGAAGCTGGTTGTTCCGGAGGTGAATGCAGATGCGCTGGGAAAGGATGATAAGATCATTGCGAATCCCAATTGCTCTACCATTCAAATGGTAGTAGCCCTGAATCCACTGCACAAGAAGTATGGCATTAAGCGTATTGTAGTATCTACTTACCAAAGTGTAACGGGTACCGGTAAGAAAGCCGTAGACCAACTGATGGGTGAGCGCGCCAAAGCAGAGAAAGGCAGCAACGCTGAGTACCCTATGGCCTATAAGTATCCTATTGACCTGAATGTGATCCCCCAGATCGATGTATTCCTAGATAACGGGTATACCAAGGAAGAGATGAAGATGGTGAATGAGACGAAGAAGATTATGCGTGATGATGCTATCCGGGTTACTGCCACTACGGTGCGTATTCCGGTGATGGGCGGACACAGTGAGAGCGTAAATGTGGAGTTTGCAGATGATTACACCCTCGATGAGGTGCGTGGTTTACTGAGCAATGCGCCTGGTGTGGTACTGGTGGATGAGCCTGCTGCCCAACAATACCCTATGCCGAAGGATGCACACGACCGGGATGAGGTGTTTGTAGGCCGTCTGCGCCGTGATGAAACACAGCCCAAGACCCTTAATATGTGGGTAGTAAGTGATAACCTGCGTAAAGGCGCTGCCACGAACGCGGTACAGATTGCAGAATACCTGGTTTCAAAGAAACTGTTATAA
- a CDS encoding DUF2461 domain-containing protein gives MLLPATIKFLKDLKKNNDKSWFDAHRPQYEAAKKNFEQFIQAVIDKQGKQDSSIKELTAKSCMFRINRDVRFSKNKSPYKTNFGASINRGGKRSIYAGYYFHCEPGESFVGGGLWMPMPPETKKIRQEIDYCFDEFKKIINNKKFKGIYGDLYQGEDVALTRVPQGFEKDNPAGEFLKLKSWLAMQSIKDSELTSEGLVKKTVAAFEALQPLLAFLNRALDE, from the coding sequence ATGCTGTTGCCTGCAACCATTAAATTCCTGAAAGACCTCAAAAAGAACAATGATAAATCCTGGTTCGATGCCCACCGCCCGCAATATGAAGCCGCCAAAAAGAACTTCGAACAATTCATCCAGGCCGTTATAGATAAACAGGGCAAACAGGATAGCAGCATCAAAGAATTGACTGCCAAAAGCTGTATGTTCCGCATCAATCGCGACGTTCGCTTCTCCAAAAATAAAAGTCCCTACAAGACCAACTTCGGGGCCAGCATCAACCGGGGAGGTAAAAGATCCATCTATGCCGGGTACTACTTTCATTGTGAGCCGGGCGAAAGCTTTGTAGGCGGCGGCCTCTGGATGCCCATGCCACCGGAAACAAAGAAAATAAGGCAGGAAATAGACTACTGCTTTGATGAATTTAAAAAGATCATCAACAATAAGAAATTCAAGGGCATATATGGAGATTTATACCAGGGGGAAGATGTAGCGCTCACCCGTGTGCCCCAGGGATTCGAAAAAGACAACCCTGCCGGAGAGTTCCTGAAACTCAAAAGCTGGCTGGCCATGCAGAGCATTAAGGACAGCGAACTTACTTCAGAGGGCCTTGTAAAGAAAACAGTAGCAGCATTCGAGGCCCTGCAACCCTTACTCGCATTCCTTAACCGCGCACTGGACGAGTAA
- a CDS encoding helix-turn-helix domain-containing protein, giving the protein MIKKLPNEVWKPLQFPGWKHLRKKYALSSHGRIASYTDDVIEDGKLLQGSLTTGYRTLNLHRPGNNGTLYIHREIARLFLGKPSAKNKYVIHLNHNKLDNTVKNLKWASLEEMISHQQNSPAKIAYKKVQANRTEGLKLNANQVKSIKKVLTDKNRKITIKKLAEKYGVSEMTMYRIKSGENWGRI; this is encoded by the coding sequence ATGATAAAAAAACTCCCCAACGAGGTGTGGAAACCCTTGCAGTTTCCAGGCTGGAAACACCTTAGAAAAAAGTATGCGCTGTCATCACACGGCCGCATAGCCAGCTACACAGATGATGTTATTGAAGATGGTAAATTGTTGCAAGGTTCATTAACCACCGGCTACCGGACACTGAACCTGCACAGACCCGGAAACAATGGCACCCTCTACATTCACCGTGAAATTGCCCGGTTATTCCTCGGCAAACCTTCGGCGAAAAACAAGTATGTGATTCACCTGAATCACAACAAGCTCGACAACACAGTGAAGAACCTGAAATGGGCTTCACTGGAAGAAATGATCAGTCACCAGCAAAACAGCCCGGCCAAGATCGCTTACAAAAAAGTGCAGGCCAACCGCACTGAAGGCCTTAAGCTGAATGCCAATCAGGTGAAGAGCATCAAAAAAGTCCTTACAGACAAGAACCGGAAAATCACCATTAAAAAACTCGCGGAAAAATATGGGGTCAGTGAGATGACCATGTACCGCATTAAAAGTGGTGAGAACTGGGGTAGGATCTAG
- the ligA gene encoding NAD-dependent DNA ligase LigA, producing MYATGQTKSLQQLTTALLDKVKKEKISPKDDIAGLREALRFHEYRYYILNDPLIADFEYDQLYKSLEKIEAQHPELLTSDSPTMRVAKGLTKEFPPAPHLVPMLSLENSYNEQDLIDWDRKARELAKANQIEYCVEPKFDGASISLIYENDLLARGATRGNGVTGDEITINIKQIRSVPLSVKLSEYGLQQIEIRGEVLLNKANFKKYNDQLVEQNLPPLANPRNAAAGSLRIKDPKEVSRRNLEAFLYHISHYATLPGAPVHKLLETHSGSLELLWELGFRSPVKEKQIFKGIEAVIKYCHEFEEKRDDLPYEIDGMVIKVNQLELQDQLGMTTHHPRWAIAYKFAARQATSKLKAIEFQVGRTGSITPVAKIEPVPIGGVTVGSISLFNEEVIREKDLMIGDTVLVERAGDVIPYIVKSLPEVRTGKEQAIVFPTKCPVCHDKLVKTPDEAVWRCVNISCEAQVLLRMIHFTSKDAMDIRGLGEAIIQKFYDLGFLKDIPGIYELPYDKIRSLEGFGEKSMTNLQAAITASKEQPLHRLIYALGIRYVGETTAKTLAHAVKHLLDFAQFSLEDLKNLEDVGPKVAGSIYQFFHNPDNIHMLQQLEALGLKLKNDKKDLVADGNLTGQTFLFTGTLPTLKRNEAEALVEANGGKLLGSVSSKLNYLVAGEEAGSKLEKAKKITSIKIINEAEFLSLVNR from the coding sequence TACAAGTCCCTCGAAAAAATAGAAGCCCAGCACCCGGAACTACTTACCAGCGATTCGCCTACCATGCGGGTAGCTAAAGGCCTCACCAAAGAATTTCCGCCAGCCCCCCACCTCGTGCCCATGCTTTCGCTCGAGAACTCCTACAATGAACAGGATCTGATAGATTGGGACCGGAAGGCCCGGGAACTGGCTAAAGCCAACCAGATCGAATATTGCGTGGAACCCAAATTTGATGGGGCCAGTATATCGCTCATCTATGAAAATGACCTGCTCGCCAGGGGGGCTACCCGGGGCAATGGTGTTACGGGCGATGAAATAACCATCAACATCAAACAGATCCGTTCTGTACCCCTCTCCGTGAAATTGTCCGAATATGGTCTGCAGCAAATAGAAATAAGGGGAGAAGTATTACTGAACAAGGCCAACTTTAAAAAATACAACGACCAGCTTGTAGAACAAAACCTGCCGCCCCTGGCTAATCCGCGTAATGCAGCCGCCGGCTCCCTGCGTATCAAAGATCCCAAAGAGGTCAGCCGCCGTAACCTGGAAGCCTTCCTGTACCACATCAGCCATTATGCAACATTGCCCGGAGCCCCTGTTCATAAACTCCTCGAAACGCATAGCGGCTCCCTGGAACTACTATGGGAATTAGGTTTCCGTAGCCCCGTTAAAGAGAAACAAATATTCAAAGGCATAGAGGCAGTCATCAAATACTGCCATGAATTTGAAGAAAAGCGCGATGACCTGCCCTATGAAATAGATGGCATGGTGATCAAGGTAAACCAGTTGGAATTGCAGGACCAACTGGGCATGACCACCCACCACCCGCGTTGGGCCATTGCCTATAAATTCGCGGCCCGGCAGGCTACCAGTAAACTCAAGGCCATAGAATTCCAGGTAGGCCGTACAGGCTCTATAACACCTGTGGCCAAAATAGAGCCTGTTCCTATCGGTGGTGTAACAGTGGGTTCCATCTCGCTCTTCAATGAAGAAGTGATCCGTGAAAAAGACCTCATGATCGGCGATACGGTGCTGGTAGAGCGGGCCGGCGATGTGATCCCCTATATAGTAAAATCACTACCCGAAGTAAGGACCGGTAAAGAGCAGGCCATCGTTTTCCCAACCAAATGCCCTGTTTGCCATGATAAGTTAGTAAAGACCCCCGATGAAGCGGTATGGCGTTGTGTCAATATAAGTTGCGAAGCGCAGGTGCTGTTGCGTATGATCCATTTTACCAGTAAGGATGCCATGGACATACGCGGCCTGGGTGAAGCCATCATACAGAAATTCTATGACCTCGGCTTTCTGAAGGACATACCAGGCATCTATGAACTGCCTTATGATAAAATAAGAAGCCTTGAAGGCTTTGGCGAAAAAAGCATGACCAACCTGCAGGCTGCCATCACTGCCTCTAAAGAGCAACCGCTGCATAGGCTCATATATGCCCTCGGCATACGCTATGTTGGCGAAACCACCGCTAAAACCCTTGCCCATGCAGTAAAGCATTTACTTGATTTTGCTCAATTTTCTCTTGAAGATCTCAAAAACCTCGAAGATGTAGGGCCTAAAGTAGCTGGTAGCATATATCAGTTTTTCCATAATCCGGACAACATTCATATGCTACAACAGCTTGAAGCATTGGGGTTGAAGCTGAAAAATGATAAAAAAGATCTCGTGGCCGACGGCAACCTCACGGGACAAACGTTTTTGTTTACCGGTACCCTGCCTACGCTGAAACGCAATGAGGCAGAGGCTTTGGTGGAAGCTAACGGAGGTAAACTCCTGGGTAGCGTGAGCAGCAAGCTCAATTATCTGGTGGCTGGCGAAGAGGCTGGTTCCAAATTAGAGAAAGCCAAAAAGATCACTTCAATAAAGATCATTAATGAAGCCGAATTCCTGAGCTTGGTTAACCGCTAA